The Candidatus Reconcilbacillus cellulovorans genome segment AAGGAGGGCTGACGCGTGGGCCAGAAAGTAAGCCCGGTAGGACTTCGAATCGGCATTATCCGGGACTGGGAATCGAAATGGTACGCCGAACGCGACTTCGGCGTTCTGTTGATGGAAGACGTCAAAATCCGCGACTTTCTGAAAAAGAAGCTGAAAGACTGCGCCGTCTCCCGAATCGAAATCGAGCGGGCGGCCAACCGCGTCAACATCACGATCCATACGGCGAAGCCGGGGATGGTGATCGGCAAGGGCGGTTCGGAAATCGACGTCCTGCGCGCCCAGATCGCCAAAATGACGAACAAGAAAATTCACATCAATATCGCCGAAATCAAGAATCCTGACCTCGACGCGACGCTCGTCGCGGAATCGATCGCCCAACAGATCGAGCGCCGCGTGTCGTACCGCCGCGCGATGAAACAGGCGATTCAGCGCGTCATGCGGGCGGGCGCCAAAGGCGTCAAGACGAAGGTGAGCGGCCGGCTGGCCGGAGCGGAAATCGCCCGCAGCGAAGGGTACAGCGAAGGAACGGTTCCGCTGCAGACGTTGCGCGCCGATATCGATTACGGTTTCGCTGAGGCGCACACGACATACGGCCGTATCGGCGTCAAGGTCTGGATTTACCGCGGCGACGTGTTGCCGGTCAAGAAAAAAGCCGGCGGCGGAGAGGGGGCCAAAGACGACCATGCTCATGCCCAGACGCGTTAAATGGAGGAAAGAACAACGCGGTCGCCTGAAGGGCCGCGCTAAGGGCGGCACCGAGGTGGCGTTCGGCGACTACGGCCTGCAGGCGCTCGAACCGGCCTGGGTCACGAACCGCCAGATCGAAGCGGCGCGTATCGCGATCACGCGGTACATTCGGCGCGGCGGCAAAGTGTGGATCAAAATTTTCCCGTCCAAACCGGTGACGCAGAAGCCGCTCGAAGTCCGGATGGGCAGCGGCAAGGGCAATGTCGAAAAATGGGTTGCCGT includes the following:
- a CDS encoding 50S ribosomal protein L16; protein product: MLMPRRVKWRKEQRGRLKGRAKGGTEVAFGDYGLQALEPAWVTNRQIEAARIAITRYIRRGGKVWIKIFPSKPVTQKPLEVRMGSGKGNVEKWVAVVKPGKILFELAGVSEEVAREAFRLASHKLPIKTKFVKREHVGGEGNESQ
- a CDS encoding 30S ribosomal protein S3, yielding MGQKVSPVGLRIGIIRDWESKWYAERDFGVLLMEDVKIRDFLKKKLKDCAVSRIEIERAANRVNITIHTAKPGMVIGKGGSEIDVLRAQIAKMTNKKIHINIAEIKNPDLDATLVAESIAQQIERRVSYRRAMKQAIQRVMRAGAKGVKTKVSGRLAGAEIARSEGYSEGTVPLQTLRADIDYGFAEAHTTYGRIGVKVWIYRGDVLPVKKKAGGGEGAKDDHAHAQTR